The Oryzihumus leptocrescens sequence TGAGCAGGAGCAGGAACGGGTTGGTCGTGCGCGAGGCGGCTGCGGCCAGACCGACGCCCCAGACCCACCACGCGACGGGATGCAGCAGTCGCGGGAGGCTGGGGCGGTCGGCGGCCGTGAGCACGGGTGGTCCTGGTGCCGGTCCGGTCAGGCCCTGCTGCGGCGGCGCAGTGCGACCGCGCCGACGACGAGCGCGGCCAGGACGATGACGCCGATGAGGACCAGGGTCGAGGTGCTCGTGCCCGAAGAGGCCTTGGCGGCCGCGGGGGCGTCGGCCTTCTTCGCCGCGGCGATGGTGACCGGGGTGTCCGCGGCCTTGGCGGCGGCCGAGACCTGCTTGACCTCTCCGCCGCAGCCGGTGGCCGGCCAGCTGTCGATGGCGCAGGTCAGGCCACCCTCGGAGCGCACGCTCGCGACCGCGGCCAGGACCTCGGCGCCGGTGGCCTTGGTGTCGACGACGGCGCACTTGGCGGTCGGAGCCGGCGGGGTGCCCGCCTCGGCGTCGGCCGGACGGCCGTAGTCCAGGACCAGGCCGACGCGCTTCTTGCCGGCGACGGC is a genomic window containing:
- a CDS encoding SCO2322 family protein, encoding MSHSRPIAVRPLRPAALLTLAALVAALFTAVIAPAGAAHAAAYRYWGYYHLDSGKWAFAQTGPDKFTPKDGAIEGWRFAVGDESSTRLPRATPTFEDICGATPAVAGKKRVGLVLDYGRPADAEAGTPPAPTAKCAVVDTKATGAEVLAAVASVRSEGGLTCAIDSWPATGCGGEVKQVSAAAKAADTPVTIAAAKKADAPAAAKASSGTSTSTLVLIGVIVLAALVVGAVALRRRSRA